The DNA window ATCGTCCAATGATCAAACACTCCAATCTTGGGAACTCAATCATACATTTCCCACAATAAAAACTCACCAATTCCGGCAACAAATCCAACTCCACCGTCTTCAATTTCCCAAAAACAACACCACCCTGTTCTTCCCCCGCCGCAACCACGCACCTCATCCCTCTACAACAACGCACCTTAATCGACCTAAGATTCACCAGCCCTTTCGCCACAGTCGCGCtaaacaaactcatcattCCATTACATTTCTCCACACTCAGCTCATTCAAGCTCAAGAACAGCATCGATGATGGCAGTAATCGCTTCAAATTCCCACATTTTCTCACCTCGATCCTCTCCAAACTGTCGAACCTAGCGCTTGTGCTCGATGGAAACATGCATCTTAATTGCTTGCAACCTTCGATTCTCACCGTTTGGAGTTTGCTGAAGGAATTTGAAGACAACCCATCACTATGCCATAATGTCTCCAAATTGTTTCCTTTAGTGATTGATAAATGCTTCAATTCAGGAAATNATTCTCAGATTCTCTAGTAGGGTTTAGTTGGCATCTCCCTAGTAGGCCCCATAAGTAATATTATAAAAGAGGTTGTGGTCCTCAAGCTTGCTAACACTCATCTACCTATGTAGTCCCTCGCTCTCAATCGAACAAGATCATGACTCAGGGGTGGTTGGAAACCCCGTAATTGCACCCATAAGGTGCTTCTTAAGTTTCTCATTTGATTCATGCATTTCAAGGCTCCACCCTAGTTCTACTCGctcataaacataataaaatattgtacAAACCCTTGACAATCTAATCGGGTTCATGATTAGGGGTTAGTTGGTGAATCCCTAATCATCTTATACAATAGCATAATCATTCATACACGAACAAATCATTACAAGAATACAACTGTGATAGATAACAGACTAATGAACAATAATGACAAATAGAGGCAAGTGAGGATTATAGATGAAGAGGGAGATGAATGAAaggagataaaaaaaataaaaaataaaataaataaataaataaataaataaaaacttNNNNNNNNNNNNNNNNNNNNNNNNNNNNNNNNNNNNNNNNNNNNNNNNNNNNNNNNNNNNNNNNNNNNNNNNNNNNNNNNNNNNNNNNNNNNNNNNNNNNNNNNNNNNNNNNNNNNNNNNNNNNNNNNNNNNNNNNNNNNNNNNNNNNNNNNNNNNNNNNNNNNNNNNNNNNNNNNNNNNNNNNNNNNNNNNNNNNNNNNNNNNNNNNNNNNNNNNNNNNNNNNNNNNNNNNNNNNNNNNNNNNNNNNNNNNNNNNNNNNNNNNNNNNNNNNNNNNNNNNNNNNNNNNNNNNNNNNNNNNNNNNNNNNNNNNNNNNNNNNNNNNNNNNNNNNNNNNNNNNNNNNNNNNNNNNNNNNNNACCATCCACCGCCACTCCAAAGTATCTCACATCAATCCAAACTCTATCCAATATGGGCGTCACTACAACTCCACGCGAAAACGTCTTCATCTTAGGGCATCCTAAAATGAACAAACGATCCAACCTGGGGAACTTAACCCTGCATTTCCCACCGTAAAAACTAACCAATTCCGGCAACCAATCCAAGCGCACCCTCCTCAATCCCCTAAAAACAACGCCACCCTGTTCTTCCTCCGCCGCAACCACGCACCTCATTCCTCTACAACAACGCACTTCAATCGACCAGAGATTCACTAGCCCTTTCGCCACTGTCAAGCTAAACAAATTCATCATTCCATTACATTTCTCCACGCTCAGCTCACTCAAGCTCCAGAACACCACTGATGATGGCAGTAATCGCTTCAAATTCCCACATTTTTTCACCTCGATCCTCTCCAAACTGTCCAACCTCGCGCTTGTGTTCGATGGAAACATGAATCTTAATCGCTTGCAGCCTTCAATTCTCACCGTTTCGAGTTTGCTGAAGGAATTTGAAGCCAACCCATCACTATGCCATAATGCCTCCAAATTGTTTCCTCTGGTGATTGATAAATGCTTCAATTCAGGAAATGAAACCCGTTGATCAAAACAGGGGATTGTTCTTTGTGGGTCTTCTTGGATGAACAATTTGGTGCAGAAACTCTTAAGTTTATCCACTTTTTCAAGTGTTAAAGAGGTTATTCCAGTGAAAATAGTGCTCTGTTCTTCAGTTTCTATCGATACAATCCCATCCATCATGCCACAATCCGTCACAGAAATATCTTGAAGATCTGCAAGCGCTTTAAGAACAGAGATTGAGAACAGATTTCTGATCTCCCCACATGATCGAATTGATATGGATTTAAGCTTCTTGAAAGGAAGGATTGGAGAATTCCTGGGAGCTAAATTCATCAATCTGTCCATTCCATAAACAGTCAAGAACTCCAAGGAATTGAACTCAGATCTGAACAGGTATGGCAAATTTGAGTGTCCATGTACATCAATTATCCATAGATACTTCAAAAATGGATACCCATTACTATTTGGATTGAAAACATCGTTTATAAAACGACCCACTGAATCCCTTACAACCAATCGTTCAGATCTTTTCAAAAGTGTTTCAAGCCCTCCATGAATGGCTTTTGGTAAAACAATATTAAGAATCAAAGTTGTTGCATATTCATGAGAAACCATGGGGAGAATAAAATCATCTGTTTTATTAACACAAACCCAGAATTCTTTCAACTTGCTTGATGTTTCCGAGGTTATCTGCGACATAAAGCGGAATTTTGAGATCTCTAATCTTAAACTTGAAAGGCGTGGCAGACGGTTCAGCTCAGAAAGTGTAACATTCTTAATTACTTCATCTTTGTACCATACTTCTTCTCCCCATCTATCAAAGCTGTCCCGTAATTTCAACACTTCTAGTTTGTTCATACTTGAAATAATATTTGCAGGAAACACCTCCAAGTTCGAGCAATTTAACACTTCGAGTACCTTAAGTTCTGTTAATTGATTCATAGCCACAGGTAAATGATCCAGCTCCTTGCAGCTACAAATCCTTAAGATCTCCAAGTTCTTCAGCTCCCCAATTGTGTCAATATGAT is part of the Cucurbita pepo subsp. pepo cultivar mu-cu-16 unplaced genomic scaffold, ASM280686v2 Cp4.1_scaffold000369, whole genome shotgun sequence genome and encodes:
- the LOC111785103 gene encoding probable disease resistance protein At4g27220, whose translation is MEILVSVAESIMGEYVIKPIGRQLSYLLCYNRNKNKLKEQLQALKTARRDVQGRVQEARSNAYAIREEVSKWLADADNAIHDELSSNSSTPSAFNLIDRYQLGRKTKKKIEALHELIAKRINFVEVGYPAPLLETKNIIVPGGYQVLESKISMAKQIKKALQKAEVSRVGVYGMGGVGKTYLLNEVKKMVLEEKVFDRVIEVFVGQSNGVIQIQEQIGDVLNVKLPKSKEGRASFLRNKLAKMEEDVLIILDDLWKEYDLVKEIGIPCSSCKVLMTSRSQDILMNNMNTTVCFQVNSLSEEESWKFFTAIIGDEFDTPDMENLAKMVVRECGGLPLALDTVAKALKGKHMNHWKDALSKLRNSIGMDIKGVSDKVYASLRLSYDHLVGEEPKLMFLLCSVFPDDYEISLNDLQMYAMGMRLLRKVNTWEDVKNRVMKLVHDLKTCSLLLDADEHSRDTYVKMHDVVRDVAIHIASMEGIMTTMSFGSKLSDWEDEYQSGAHRAIFVNCDNFQKLPQNLNFPDLELLILRSSNGFVGNLEIPDGFFAGMEKIKALDITGMSFLQTSWRSLKNIRTLCLLRCEFNHIDTIGELKNLEILRICSCKELDHLPVAMNQLTELKVLEVLNCSNLEVFPANIISSMNKLEVLKLRDSFDRWGEEVWYKDEVIKNVTLSELNRLPRLSSLRLEISKFRFMSQITSETSSKLKEFWVCVNKTDDFILPMVSHEYATTLILNIVLPKAIHGGLETLLKRSERLVVRDSVGRFINDVFNPNSNGYPFLKYLWIIDVHGHSNLPYLFRSEFNSLEFLTVYGMDRLMNLAPRNSPILPFKKLKSISIRSCGEIRNLFSISVLKALADLQDISVTDCGMMDGIVSIETEEQSTIFTGITSLTLEKVDKLKSFCTKLFIQEDPQRTIPCFDQRVSFPELKHLSITRGNNLEALWHSDGLASNSFSKLETVRIEGCKRLRFMFPSNTSARLDSLERIEVKKCGNLKRLLPSSVVFWSLSELSVEKCNGMMNLFSLTVAKGLVNLWSIEVRCCRGMRCVVAAEEEQGGVVFRGLRRVRLDWLPELVSFYGGKCRVKFPRLDRLFILGCPKMKTFSRGVVVTPILDRVWIDVRYFGVAVDEXFPELKHLSITKGNNLETLWHSDGLSSNSFSKLQTVRIEGCKQLRCMFPSSTSARFDSLERIEVRKCGNLKRLLPSSMLFLSLNELSVEKCNGMMSLFSATVAKGLVNLRSIKVRCCRGMRCVVAAGEEQGGVVFGKLKTVELDLLPELVSFYCGKCMIEFPRLECLIIG